The sequence ATTTTCAATTAGGTCGGTTTTTGCACCATGAGGCAGACGACAAATATATTGCAGGATTATAGTACGAAAATCTTGACCAGAAAATGTCGATGGTAAGTCGGTGGCTACTGAAGTAACTAAAGCCTTGCCCACAAGGTCTTTATACATTATAGCCAAATAACCAGATATGCCATTGTGAGTCACAGTGCGCAGCAAATTTTTTAGCACCAAATATTTGCCTTCTTCatcaaattgtaaaatatattgtcGCAACAGTTTAATTCCTATCTGTCTTAGATCATTTTGTGAGGAATAACCAACAATATTGCAgagaatattacaaaaatttttgtgtacttCCAACTCCAATGAAACTGCAGATATCTTGGTTTGTAACAAGTTATCCAATAAACGTTTTACCAATAAAAGAGCGCGATAATGTAGCGGTGACTCCTCATGTGCCAACAACTCGTTCGCGTAGTAAATACCGGTTTCAAATATGTAAATTGGCAAGTAAATTTTGGGCACAGAAGCCAAACTGATTTCCTCCACAAACAGCATATAGAAATAAATTGCCAAGGACTCTAAAGGCAGTTTTTCTTCTATTAGAAATATATTGTTAGAGCTCATTTCATGTACCCCCTTATCAGCATCTAAGCGACGACACCAGCGCACACGGTACTCACCTACGGAAAGAAGTCGCAGGGGATCTACTAAACAACGCGTTGCGCCTTTGGTTAGTTTTCGTGCGCATTGTATTGTGTATATGTTGGTTTTACGTTCGTCGGATGACAAATCTAACAACGCTAGTGGCTTTCCAAGCATTTGAATTAGAAAGCAACACAAAACATTGCGCCTGTTTATACTggtatcaaaaaatatttcattggtAGTACACTGCTGCAACAAAACATCTCTCAGTAGTGGTTCGTAGAATAGATCCACAGTAATAAAGTGcattaacaatttttcaatttcttcattttgttcgAGTAGGCGTTCCTGTTTTCGATCATAGCCTTCTTTAAGATATTTCGGTAGCGGCAATCCTTCTATCCGGGTACGTATAGAATTCAAACACCATTCGAGCGCACGCGGTTTCTTATTACCCATTCGCAATAAAACTACTTGCAGTGCACGTAAAGCGGATGTGAAAACATACTCCGATTTCTGTTCTTCAACAATATCAAGAAGTTCTAACAGCAATTCTTCCGTGGGTGCATGCGCGGCAATTAAACACAATAGCTCTTCAGCACATGTATACAAAGGAGGTTGTTCATCGTGTATTTGAGTTGTAAGATAAGATACGCAAACATCATGATACAGCTCCATGCCCACGGTTTGGAGGCAACTTATATTACGCGTGGCTTCAGGTTCGCTAGTGAATAACAATGCAACACCCTCAtattgattttctttaataagtTGCTTTATAAGCTCGACCAAATTTGTGTTAAACTCTACCGGCGACGGTATATTGTGTGGCAACTGCGGCTGCTCCAACATATGCTCCATGTCTACTCGCTTGCCTGTTTTATCAGTGTTTATcttcaataactttttaattttaaattactcGTCTCGAAAATGGCTTTAGTTTTTAATACAATGAATTTAATAGatccttttttaaattgtttttgtttattagacATTAAAACTcggaataagaaattttatttatcagcACAGCTGAGCGCAGACTGTTCTCAGTGATATTGACAGCATTTGTCATTGCACGTTATGTCAacgttgtgaaatttttttatctgaaaatgattttttctcACAAGCTACCGCTTTAATACACTtttatttggcttttacagaatAATTCATTACTTACTTAAAGGCAGCAACATTCTTTGCAAACGCACCGTTCTGTTGAATGCACTTAAATTTACCATTTCTTCTAATTTACTGTAAGAGTTGCTCGCAAAACCCAAACGCGCAAAAAACATTCCTCTCCAAGATCTCCTTTTCAATTGTTTCGACAGAGCGTTGCCAGATAGAGGAGTGACGAATAttagttttgtttaataatGGTTGAGCTGtggctttttctttttttaatgaatttctcATTTCTTACAACATATTTGTAAATGGTTTCCTGGAAATATCCTCAGAAATAAATCTATTTAACAACTATTCGgtcaaatttaataattagtCGTGTACATTTATCTTCTATACAGATGTCGGTTTGATATATAAAAGGCTTTGGACTAGCTGCAGAACTAGTTGGTTTATTTAATGTTTGATCTGTAAATTCTTCGTAATACAAGTTAATAGTTTTCACAAACGACTCTATATACTCACATCTTGTGTTTTGGATTTAATCACCAGTTGCATAGTTGTTTGCAAACATCCAAAATATGTTATATTCGCATCAAAGGTTTTTGTAATTGCGCCCCTCGCCAGGCGATCAAAAACCCTTAAGTATATTAGTGTCATGAAAAAACGTCTCATAACGAACCATCTACCATGATGGTTTATATCCCAATTGTAGAACAGCATTAAGGGCTGtggaggagctcgtccaaataTCTAACAAAGGATGTACACGCCAActttatacacatatataataaCACACTTAGCCCTGCTTTCTTCGGGCTATGATTCAGGCATTTGGGTTCACACTTTTTTGAAAAAGCTACGGATAGAGCAGTTTTCaatatcacacacctggtgaattacatcagtagcttgaagcggttaatacaaatttaaatactcaGAGTTAGTCATCATCCCCCAATCCAAAACCCTTTGTTCCTTTTTTTGGGCCCCTCTCGTGAGCTGCCATTTATTCCAATTTAGTAatgcgttcacatataagtagatgttctacttttcgtgcttaactcccaatgcgtaattaaaaagcgagatttcccatacaaaatttatctcccaaaatctgagattataaaataatcctatataataacgatactttttgacatacaactctgtgttatcgataattattattacgaatgtaaggagaaacatcaaaataaaaactaaatgaaatggatgccggcaaagaaaacaagtctgtgaaaagaattctagtaaaatgtttgataaatattattatttatggattcattttacagaaaaaaaacgtgtgtccgttttgtcctcttatttcTTATCAAATGTAATATGGAATTTACCATGCGCCTTGctcccacaattttttttaaatctcaggAAACGTCGTTTATAGATTTCCTCCaattattattagcagccaattgcgcaattaaatgaCCTACATATTTCTTCTTGTTGTGTTTTCTTCATATAGttgataataattaaacaaatcaaTAAAACCGAAAtactccaccaaaataatttctaagaGAACAAACCTTTCActacagtattgacagctgattgtcaattttgcaggcaatctgccatatgtgaacgggtagattaattttgtggatttaatagaatttaatgcatatgtgaCCGTACTTTAACCTACCTCAATTCCACGAAGATTACGTGATTTTCCTCAGTCTATTGCGCACGTAAAAGTCCATCCTAATGCCATTAGTTAACGTTAATATACCATGAATCGAATTTTTCTATAGCTGTTGTTGGAAAAAACtctataatacgttcacatatataaGCAGATGATCTAATTTTTCGCGGTTAACTCAAAAtcagtaattaaaaagcgcgatttcccatacaaaatttccctcccaaaatctgagactataaaataatcctagataataatcaTACTTTTAGACATACTACCCTGTGATTTCTGCGTTATCGATAATCATTATTACGAATGTgaagagaaacatcaaaataaaaactaaatgaaatggacgcCGGGAAAGAAAACAGATTTGTAGACATAAATCTAGTtaatgtttgttaaatattattaattatgcattcatattacagaaaaaaccGTGTGTCCAcaaacgttttgtcctcttattacttattataaaatgtaatatccaATTtcgcaacctcagtaaacgtcgtatACCGATTTCcgccaactgtttattattagcagccaattgcgccaTTAAATGAGCTATTCTTTCTCCTTGTATTTGATTCATATcgtgaataataattaaagaaaccaaaaacaccgaaatattccaccaaaatagtTTCTGTGAAAAACAACCtgtcaaagcagtattgacagctgattgtcaattttgcaggtaatctgccatatgtgaacgggtagattaaatttgtttatttataggtgattaatgcatatgagaacgtattattaattaaattgattttaaaaatattttaaactttggTTTATTATCAAGCGATTTGGCATTACCTTCGATTTACTTATTGATAACTTTGGTATGAAAGCGAAAATGAATACATGCCTGATATACCCGGTATCAATACATTTCTCTGTTGGCCGTTTTCGTTTAAAACTCCAACACCAATGGGCCGAGTAGTGCTTAAGCTGATTCTCGAGAAATATTATGTTTTCATCACTATCTCCTTTCGGTTGCAGTTTTTGATAATACGGGAAAAAGTGATAAAAGTGAAATGTTTTTGGGCAATTAAAGtataattttgaatgaaagtgGAACCAATGCAGCTGAAAAAGGTTGTGCCGGAAGAAATCTGTTAATTTGGATGTGAAAAATCGTGATAAAAGTGCTAAATAGGGAATTTTGCCAACCGGAGGGTGGATTTTCACATCTCTACTTTTCTCTTTGATTGCTTAGgcttttttgtttgaaagttCGTTGATTGagttttttgtgtgaaaaagttAAGGGAAAAGGCAAAACGCATATAAAGtgatttgaaaaatgttaaatgtgtTAActcaaataattaatttaataatcttAATATTCctcgataaaattttatagagAAAGTAGTTGTTGGCAAAATGTGTAATGAAAGGATTCGTGGCATTTATAAGTGAATCATACGCGGTGCTgctaaagaaaaaagtgaaataaatctaataaaaataattaaaataatcaaCGAATAgggaattaaaattacaaattcaGTCAGTTTCCGCCGCAGATGCGTTCGTGCAGTTCATTAGAAGTTTGAAAGTTGGAAACATAAAGCGGCTGCACAAAAGAAAACGGCTGCCGGGGAAAAACGTCCACTCGAAGGCACAATATCTGGTAGTGGAAGGGCGCAGAAAGCCACTAGCCTGACTAGCAACTGCTGCTACGTGAATGATATCGCCAACAACGACAAGCCCTTCTCGCTGCCGCTCTGCCACCTACTCTTTAAGTATCCGGTAAATCCTGTTTTCCTGGAGTGCATTGCTGCGCTCCAGTTGCGCTCCACTTGACTTTCGCCGCAAAAATTCTGCACAAATTGGGTAAAATGTCGACGCGTTCCCAGTTGACGAAGGATTTAAACGGTAAGTAAGCCTTTAACTTGGTGCATACTTATTTATTCTGCGTGTATGAAACAATTTATGTTGTTAATTCAAAACATCCAAATTACTCACTTTTCTTGAGACTGCCTAATGCGAGTGTGGGTGTGTTCGTGAAAACTTTTTGTGTATGCTGCGCTCCCCCTTCCGCTCATGTGCTCCCAATAAAAATATCGTCGTGTACTGTGCATCGGGCGTCTATGCCCTTTCGTTTTTGGTGTGTCCTCCGCACATATTCGTGTTTCGTTTCCTCTGCTTCCCTGCACACATCCCCATCCAGATTTCATAATCTATAGAGCTAAATTTACTCACATCCTTAaagcatttttatttgtatacttttcttttcgttttaaaCTGCACTTCATTTTCTTTATGCTTTGTGCTTCTGTTTCTTTCTTGATTTGTAagattatttgtaatttatttccaTCTGCGTTTGTTCTCATGCCTTTCCTGGGCAATCAAATTtccataaatcaaataaaaagctCATCAAAACACGGAAGTATCCCCGATAAGTGGACTGAGAAAAATTAAGATTTCTTGTTGAATTACCAATTTCGAAATcgacaaaacagcaaaaaattagataaattgAAAGGGATACTTATTAATTAACAAGTTTTATTTGCGTGACGTATTTTAACTAGTATTTGGCCATTGTTTTCACGCTACCCTCATAATTTTCAGACGTGGATTATTGGCACTAGTGGCaggaaaaattcttaaataatttaatcCATTACGTGTAATAAATCCAAtacgacattttaaattttcacatcATGTGATCTACGTTTTCGTAATTCAAGAAGCACTGttcataaattattaaaatttatttcttaaatcaGTATTCTGTAAAAAGTGTTTGTGGAGCGCTACGCCACTTATGCGCTTTTCGGTGGTAATGATCGCTTTGGCTCAGTGGTTTTTAGGGTGAGCAAAGTTACAGTATTTCCATACAGTTAAACTTAGCAGCACCCATAAAATGCACTGATTGGCAGATATAGCGTCAATCACACCAATTTTTGTCAGCATAAAGATTTCTCATATCGTATCGTAGGACTGACAAATGTGGAAATAAGCAAAACGTAGTAACTGAATAAACAttctttgaaaatgtttggggaatgctaatctaatctaaatcgaatctaatagcggtcgcccctcggcaggcaatggcaaacctccgagtgcatttctgccatgaaaaagctcctcataaaaatatctgccgttcggagtcggcttgaatctgtaggtccctccgtttgttgaacaacattaagacgcacgccgcaaataggaggaatggctcggccaaacacccaaaaggggtgtacgcgccaattatatatactacatatacagggtttgattgaaaagtaaagagccttattttttgtaagcagttttattaaaccttttggcttatacaactagtactcttcaaaataggacccttgagcgtcaatacaccgctggtagctgtccttccactgcaggaaacatttttgaaactcATCCGCCGGTATCGCGTTCAATTCGTCTGTCAtcgatcgcctcgatggagtcgaaacgcctccccttcagctttcttttcaggtgcgggaacaagaagaaatccggaggggacaggtctgggctgtagcgAGGGTGgtgaagcaccggaacccccatcttggccaatgcagaggtgcagaggaaggcggtgtgcgccggcgcattgtcgtgataaagggtccaattgttgacgaggtcgggccgaacccgggcgacgcggtttttcagccgaaggagcacttctttgtaaaattccgcgtttacagtgcttcctggaggcacaaactccttgtggacgaagcctcgagagtcgaaaaagatgatcagcatggttttgaccttggatttcgacatccttccggccttccttgaacgacttgtgccaccgttttaccggggcactggacagagattggtccccgtaagcctccttgagaagcccaatggtttcggtactcgttttgtttagctttacgcaaaattcgatcgagtaacgttgctccaacgatcgctgcattttcgccactgcaaaatcctaacacacttttaaaacagctttcacgcgcggagcgatgttgactgcaccgctgttgttagcgaactgggaccggtttaaagtggaaggggaaggtccaacgatcattttcccccacgaGCCGATTCgtttgatcgcttggcagacgctccgggcgggaaggctcattacttttcaataaaaccCTGTATATAACTTAAACTTTTGAAATTAATAACTTatcctttacatacatacatacatatccaaaTTGACTGCGACTAAGTATTACAACAATTTATCTGTAATACTTATTTCCTTCCTCCTTTGTACCAATCACATTAAATCAAAATCACAAACATAATTATCGTTCTCAGCATGTAATTTGAATCTTAATTTCCATAGGTAAACGTAATAATTCTGAATTAAAGATGTacatttgcacatacatatattttttaaaatgaaagcaTTTGCTTTTGAAGCTATGCCGACTAACGCAGTGacatcgaaaaaaattaaacaaaaagatctcgtatgttttttttattgttaaaattttaaatgcccCTACTTATACAGTTTCTCTCGGTGCATTAAATGACGGAATTGGGCAGGGTCAATAATATACTAGTGAAAAACCTATTCAAAGtgcagtaaaaataaaaaataaggaaggcTAAATTCGGTCCGTATCGAAGTTGTATCATACAATGGCTCACAACATATTTCGTGTGCTTTAACAaaactttttataacaaaagATAGACATCCAgggataatattaaaataacataGTCGgtcaaaaaattacttattctgatcaagtttattaaaaagttgaagaaaAACTTCACTAATAAAGTTTGCAGATACACAGTTGTAACTAATATTTAGCTGCATTTCCCATTTGTCGCTGCTTCGGAATCGTCAGGCACAATTTCCCAAAATTGTTGATTGTTACTCCGTTTggcattctctctctctctttaagTCCCCCGCAGATTTTTTATAGAATTGAGGTCGGGAGGCTAAGCTGGCCATTCCAtaacatcaattttatttgCGCGAAATCACTCCTTGGTTTGCTGAGTTGTGTGTTTAGGATGATTATCCTGTTGGTTATTGGCATTTTCTCTTTGCAATAGGGCAAAATAACATTCGGGGTTCTAGGTTTAGCTGATTTTCGGGGCCAGGTGAACGTCTATCATATTGTCGTGAACCCGTGCAGCCCTTTACTTTAAAGAGAATAAATATACCACAAACAAAATACAGCGTAAAACGACTTCACAGGTACCGCGTGCGACAATAACCTCCTATTCCCGTGCCCCATTACAGATAGTCATTAATTAACCCTTTATCTCGATACAGCTTGTTTCTTGGGCCTATCATTAGATGGGATGGACGATGACGACCGGTGATTTCACCGCGCTTAGCAGGAATtgggattattattattattattagaaggccattacgcactgcgaccagagctgatcgattgtgaaaggcctattttgtaaccctagagttttaggctttttaaaaattttagcacaattttgggtttgttgttccaaagattgcatggagatactacgataccaccaaggtggtgaagtctctgtctgcccaacgcaggacattcacaaagcacatgttctgagctttctatgtccatttcgcaaaagcggcagacattggtctcggatagaccaatattatttagatggtacctcaggctgcagtgacctgtaaggtattctgttaaaagacgcagatctccTCTGTTTAGTGAgggaagtttgtcagatattcctttgttgggacttatgtaggaatagtttggcttgacgctgaccggcacagtttagccagtgtgcggcaagttttctttcttcccatttcctaaggaattcattaatgtggccttttgtcagtgcacagaaaggctcaggaccagtaagttgcatatttgctccttgttttgcaaggtcatcagccatttcatttccctcatgtccttcatgtcccggaatccagcatagtgttactatgttgagatttcctaacgtgtttagaaggtttaggcaatcatttaccaatttagaggtgatagttgttgatagaagggcttttagagccgcttggctatctgaaactattatatgtagatgtgagcacctctcattttcctgctaaggcattctctcacacatatttcaatggaatgtatttctgcctggaatattgttgggtaggatcccatcggaatcgttttttttgaatttgggccccttgattcctgcccctgttctaccattttccaatttggacccatcagtaaaccatagctgggagccaggtttgaaagtgatagagttagttctccagtctgttcgttcattaattataacttggaagttcctgaattGGGATActgctacaactacaacaaccaAACTACCTGGGACAAAGAGTAATAGGTCTATCAAGATTCATTgaattacactgtgcaacaaattcaggttagcaaaaattaggtccattctgagagtggcgggtgaaaatagaggcgaaattagaagacccgtatcgcgccgtttttttatgttagttcgaattttttttaatcggccttcgaagttcgaaatcggagcaaaattgtttatatgtttttttggctataactcgtcgactaattgatattttttcaatctgtaaaagccaaattattgctagagacctgtgcaacaattacaatttttgaaaaaattgatttcgaaaatttttgtggtacttatgaaacaatataatgaaaatcggcatttgactgcaaacttcgaaggccgattaaaaaaaaattcgaatgaatttgttccacagtgttatttgacttttttacaTTCAGTTTCATGttcggaaaatgaatttttagtaaaaataaacaaaataaactatgAAAAGAAGCTATTTTTCTTGTTGCGGTTACACTGTGcaactctcagaatggacctaatttttgctaacctgaatttgttccacagtgatatatacatatatatgagtatAGAGATCCTTAAGTATGATATAAgagaattagaaaaaatataccaAGTATACGTACACATCATACATATGGAATTAAATCCGAGCAAATAAGCAGGTAGTGAGGAAATGTAGCAAGGGCCGTCTAACAGAAAGAGGtataacaaattaaatatgtatatgtatatgtatatatgaacgtGTGAATATGGGCGAATCACTCATGCATAAAAGTGTAAATCCCTACCGGAATGCATGCGCATCTGTATGTTATACGAATAAAAGTATGCATATAgaacatttgtacatacatagacCGAAATGTGGACAAATGCAGCTATATGGTATACGAAAACAGGTTGTTGacatgtaatatacatacatacaaaaaaaataaaaatgttgagaaGGAAAATACACAACCAACGACAAAGTTAATACTGTTGGAACTGTTGCGAATGCTGCCCAGGAGTCGCCCTTTGTTGATACTTActatatacagtggctcacagcttatttcgtgtgcccgtttatcaaaataaaaaagtttaatatttttgtataaactttatttagaaaaaaaacttaaacgtacattcaaagataaattatttcttgttataaacatacataa is a genomic window of Anastrepha ludens isolate Willacy chromosome 6, idAnaLude1.1, whole genome shotgun sequence containing:
- the LOC128866346 gene encoding glomulin, coding for MEHMLEQPQLPHNIPSPVEFNTNLVELIKQLIKENQYEGVALLFTSEPEATRNISCLQTVGMELYHDVCVSYLTTQIHDEQPPLYTCAEELLCLIAAHAPTEELLLELLDIVEEQKSEYVFTSALRALQVVLLRMGNKKPRALEWCLNSIRTRIEGLPLPKYLKEGYDRKQERLLEQNEEIEKLLMHFITVDLFYEPLLRDVLLQQCTTNEIFFDTSINRRNVLCCFLIQMLGKPLALLDLSSDERKTNIYTIQCARKLTKGATRCLVDPLRLLSVGEYRVRWCRRLDADKGVHEMSSNNIFLIEEKLPLESLAIYFYMLFVEEISLASVPKIYLPIYIFETGIYYANELLAHEESPLHYRALLLVKRLLDNLLQTKISAVSLELEVHKNFCNILCNIVGYSSQNDLRQIGIKLLRQYILQFDEEGKYLVLKNLLRTVTHNGISGYLAIMYKDLVGKALVTSVATDLPSTFSGQDFRTIILQYICRLPHGAKTDLIENSDSVISSLNALRFFAMKDHQNRTGLWDFMPEIEKQFLEPLRKGLEISVAHYKAELKRVEYGLGAKEEAKQRKNLEMLDINIANATTESGNINLEVNRQRKIEILNQNLCTFDLMRSLLGRAVECVESSSKLSKSTSM